A genomic stretch from Shewanella sediminis HAW-EB3 includes:
- a CDS encoding septal ring lytic transglycosylase RlpA family protein: protein MILNKNTRWVISLFFALTLSACSSSNGGRYDMANDKAPSSAPDVTRVEDAHPKYEPYSRGGNKKNYTVLGKGYQVMDSGKGYQATGIASWYGSKFHGHLTSNGETYDMYSMSAAHKTLPLPSYVKVTNLDNSKQVIVRVNDRGPFHEGRIIDLSYAAAHRLDVLKTGTAKVEIEVIYIENPESIALAELKETKSHYIQILASSNKKKIDALAKNLETKYLIKTRLVSANNLYRLQLGPIGQRQIATKLNDKLKNDGYPQSYLISE from the coding sequence ATGATACTCAATAAAAACACCAGATGGGTAATATCCCTATTTTTCGCACTCACACTCTCTGCATGTTCGAGCTCTAACGGTGGGCGTTATGATATGGCGAATGATAAGGCACCGAGCAGCGCACCGGATGTAACCAGAGTCGAAGATGCCCATCCTAAATACGAACCCTATAGCCGTGGAGGGAATAAGAAGAACTACACAGTGCTTGGAAAAGGGTACCAGGTGATGGACTCGGGCAAAGGGTATCAAGCAACGGGCATTGCCTCATGGTACGGCTCCAAATTTCATGGACATTTGACCTCTAATGGCGAAACGTACGACATGTACTCTATGTCTGCAGCCCACAAAACACTTCCTTTACCCAGCTATGTCAAAGTGACGAATCTGGATAACAGTAAACAAGTTATCGTGAGAGTGAACGACAGGGGCCCCTTTCATGAGGGGCGGATCATAGATCTCTCATACGCGGCAGCGCACAGGCTGGACGTACTAAAAACGGGGACGGCAAAGGTAGAGATAGAGGTCATTTATATCGAAAACCCAGAATCTATCGCACTTGCCGAACTGAAAGAGACGAAGTCACACTACATTCAGATATTAGCCTCTTCGAATAAAAAGAAGATCGATGCACTTGCTAAAAACCTTGAAACGAAATACCTGATCAAAACCAGACTCGTGTCGGCCAATAATCTGTACCGACTTCAGTTGGGGCCAATAGGACAACGCCAAATCGCGACCAAACTGAATGATAAACTAAAGAACGATGGGTATCCCCAAAGCTACCTGATCTCTGAGTAG
- the rodA gene encoding rod shape-determining protein RodA — translation MSTQNHRPNIWQRLHIDLPLLFGILTLMGFGLFVIYSAGGEDLALMERQLVRMGLSLVIMFVVAQINPEVLRRWAFPIYLAGIVLLLGVHFFGEINKGAQRWLNLGFMEFQPSELIKLAFPITMAWYISKFPLPPKKRYLAGAGVILLIPTLLIAKQPDLGTSILVAASGIFVLFLSGMSWAIVGTFIGGVLAMLPVLWFFLMHDYQRTRVLTLLDPEKDPLGAGYHIIQSKIAIGSGGMWGKGWLDGTQSQLEFLPERHTDFIFAVIGEEFGLIGSLLLLAIYLYVIGRGLVIASRAQTSFARLLAGSITLTFFVYIFVNIGMVSGLLPVVGVPLPLISYGGTSMLTLMTGFGILMSIHTHRRFIDR, via the coding sequence ATGAGTACGCAGAACCATAGACCAAATATTTGGCAGCGTCTCCATATCGATCTCCCACTCTTATTCGGCATTCTTACCTTGATGGGATTCGGCCTGTTCGTCATCTATTCTGCAGGCGGTGAAGACTTGGCCCTGATGGAACGGCAACTGGTTCGAATGGGCTTATCATTGGTGATCATGTTTGTGGTTGCTCAGATTAACCCGGAAGTACTCAGACGCTGGGCCTTTCCCATCTATCTGGCCGGGATTGTCTTGCTGCTGGGAGTGCACTTTTTTGGTGAGATAAACAAGGGGGCACAAAGGTGGCTAAACCTTGGCTTCATGGAGTTTCAGCCGTCGGAGCTTATCAAACTCGCCTTTCCTATCACTATGGCTTGGTACATAAGTAAATTCCCACTTCCGCCTAAGAAAAGATACTTAGCCGGTGCAGGCGTTATCTTACTTATTCCGACACTCTTGATTGCCAAACAACCGGACCTTGGAACCTCTATTCTCGTCGCGGCTTCGGGGATCTTCGTGTTGTTTTTATCGGGGATGAGCTGGGCAATTGTTGGTACCTTCATCGGTGGTGTCCTCGCCATGCTACCTGTCTTGTGGTTTTTTCTGATGCATGACTATCAACGAACCCGGGTACTTACTCTACTCGACCCTGAAAAAGATCCTTTGGGCGCTGGCTATCATATTATTCAATCGAAGATCGCAATCGGCTCGGGCGGGATGTGGGGTAAAGGTTGGCTTGACGGTACACAGTCGCAACTCGAGTTTCTCCCGGAACGTCATACAGACTTTATTTTCGCCGTTATCGGTGAGGAATTTGGTTTAATCGGTAGCTTACTGTTACTTGCCATATACCTCTATGTCATCGGCAGAGGCCTTGTTATTGCATCCCGAGCACAAACCAGTTTCGCTCGACTGTTGGCTGGCAGTATAACCTTAACCTTCTTCGTTTATATTTTTGTTAATATCGGCATGGTTTCGGGTCTGCTACCTGTAGTCGGTGTTCCCCTGCCCTTAATTAGTTATGGGGGCACGTCTATGCTAACTTTGATGACTGGATTTGGTATCTTAATGAGCATACATACACACAGGCGTTTTATCGACAGATAA
- the mltB gene encoding lytic murein transglycosylase B: MKISSKLLAPLLLATLSFGTSANASGSRLAPDEASAATLKSEFLQTQLALGFSEKEVETFLATAKFDQAVIDAMTKPWEAKPWHQYYPIFLTEKRLNAGLDFWQKHEVTVSRAAKEFGVDPEIIIAIIGIETFYGGYMGNYPVVDALYTLGFYYPPRATFFRKELSNLQTLTKEERLDINNLNGSYAGAMGFGQFIPSSYRHYAVDFDNDGQRDLLNNPVDAIGSVANYFHQHGWVEKAPVAIPLTMSAELPSDLKVWAGERLHYQVSDILSPSVSLAESIDLDISQPALVIDLEQDLGSDYWLGLNNFYVITRYNRSPLYAMAVYQFSQKLKKAHDTQ; encoded by the coding sequence GTGAAAATATCTTCTAAACTACTGGCACCACTGCTCTTGGCCACACTATCTTTCGGCACTTCTGCAAATGCCAGCGGTTCCAGGTTAGCTCCGGATGAGGCGAGTGCAGCGACATTAAAATCTGAGTTTTTACAGACTCAATTAGCCTTAGGCTTTTCCGAAAAAGAGGTAGAAACTTTTCTTGCTACGGCCAAATTTGATCAAGCAGTTATTGATGCGATGACTAAGCCTTGGGAAGCTAAACCTTGGCATCAGTACTACCCCATTTTTCTCACAGAAAAACGCTTGAATGCCGGACTCGATTTTTGGCAGAAACATGAAGTCACGGTGAGTCGAGCGGCCAAAGAGTTTGGTGTAGACCCGGAAATTATTATCGCGATTATCGGTATTGAAACCTTCTACGGTGGCTATATGGGCAACTACCCTGTCGTCGATGCCCTGTATACATTAGGCTTTTATTACCCCCCAAGGGCAACATTTTTCAGAAAAGAGCTGAGTAACTTACAAACTCTGACGAAAGAAGAAAGGCTTGATATCAATAACCTAAATGGCTCCTATGCCGGCGCCATGGGTTTCGGGCAATTTATTCCGTCCAGCTATCGCCATTACGCAGTCGATTTTGACAATGACGGACAAAGAGATCTGTTGAACAACCCGGTCGATGCAATCGGCAGTGTCGCAAACTACTTTCATCAACATGGCTGGGTCGAAAAGGCCCCGGTAGCGATACCGCTAACCATGTCTGCCGAATTGCCCTCAGATTTAAAAGTATGGGCAGGTGAGCGTTTACATTACCAGGTGTCGGATATTCTATCTCCATCTGTTTCCTTAGCTGAGTCCATTGACCTGGATATTTCCCAGCCCGCCTTGGTTATAGATCTAGAACAGGATTTAGGCAGCGATTATTGGCTGGGTTTAAATAACTTTTATGTGATCACTCGCTATAACCGCAGCCCATTGTATGCAATGGCAGTTTATCAATTCAGTCAGAAACTAAAGAAAGCTCATGATACTCAATAA
- the nadD gene encoding nicotinate-nucleotide adenylyltransferase: MRIGILGGTFDPIHFGHIRPALEVRDKLNLDRVWLMPNHIPPHKASTCVSTEQRLEMVQLVCDQYDEFDLCDIEAKRDTPSYLVTTLKQLRDEHPNDEFYFIMGMDSLVSLPTWYEWRSIFTLCHIVVSERHGWCLNPDSAIYEEYEHRLTSTNQIPSQSTGLIIPIEIAPQPYSSTEIRHQLFNGIIPENALPSKIIKFIQHNSLYQAPA; the protein is encoded by the coding sequence ATGCGTATCGGTATACTGGGCGGCACCTTCGACCCTATTCATTTTGGTCACATTCGCCCGGCCCTCGAGGTGAGAGACAAGCTGAATTTGGATAGGGTATGGTTGATGCCGAACCATATCCCGCCTCATAAGGCGTCAACATGTGTGAGTACAGAGCAGCGACTCGAGATGGTTCAACTTGTCTGTGACCAATATGATGAATTTGATCTTTGTGATATTGAAGCCAAACGCGACACTCCATCTTATTTAGTGACAACACTTAAGCAGCTCAGAGATGAACATCCGAATGATGAATTCTACTTTATCATGGGGATGGACTCGCTCGTATCACTGCCGACCTGGTACGAATGGAGATCAATATTTACATTGTGTCATATCGTCGTTTCAGAGCGCCATGGCTGGTGCTTAAACCCGGATAGCGCTATCTACGAAGAATACGAGCATAGGTTAACCTCGACCAATCAAATCCCCTCCCAAAGTACCGGACTCATTATCCCGATAGAGATAGCCCCGCAACCCTATTCCTCTACAGAAATTCGTCATCAACTGTTTAATGGCATCATTCCCGAGAATGCGCTCCCAAGTAAGATTATTAAATTTATTCAACATAATAGCCTTTATCAAGCGCCGGCTTAA
- the rsfS gene encoding ribosome silencing factor translates to MDSAELKQFVIDKIEDLKAKDIVTLEVSNQSNITDYMVVCSGTSKTHVKAIAENVVVESKRAKLHIYGVEGRESSEWVLVDLGDVILHVMQDKTRDFYELEKLWSEKPA, encoded by the coding sequence GTGGATAGCGCCGAGCTAAAGCAATTTGTAATCGATAAAATCGAAGATTTAAAAGCCAAAGATATTGTTACATTAGAAGTATCTAACCAGTCAAACATCACCGATTACATGGTGGTTTGTTCTGGAACATCTAAAACTCACGTTAAAGCAATCGCTGAAAATGTAGTGGTTGAATCTAAGCGTGCCAAGCTACACATTTATGGTGTTGAAGGCCGTGAGAGCAGCGAGTGGGTATTAGTTGACTTAGGTGATGTAATTCTTCATGTCATGCAAGACAAGACTCGTGATTTTTACGAACTTGAGAAACTTTGGTCAGAAAAACCAGCTTAA
- the leuS gene encoding leucine--tRNA ligase has product MQEQYKPSEIEAKVQQHWQDKKTFEVTEDENKEKFYCLSMFPYPSGRLHMGHVRNYTIGDVVARYQRLQGKNVLQPIGWDSFGLPAENAAIKNNTAPAPWTYENIDYMKNQLKMLGFGYDWSREIATCTPEYYRWEQWFFTKLFEKGLVYKKTASVNWCPNDETVLANEQVIDGCCWRCDTTVEQKEIPQWFIKITEYADELLKDIDQLDEWPEQVKTMQRNWIGRSEGIEMTFGVVDSEETFDIYTTRPDTVMGVTYVAIAAGHPLAEKAAANNSELSDFIEECKNADTTEAAMAAMEKKGVATGLYATHPLTGKQVPIWAANFVLMNYGTGAVMSVPAHDQRDYEFATKYGLAIEGVIKPSDSDLDISEEAYTEKGVLFNSGDSFPELDGLDFQDAFDAIDAKLSSEGKGKRQVNFRLRDWGVSRQRYWGAPIPMVTLADGTVVPTPEDQLPVILPEDVVMDGIQSPIKADKEWAKTQINGQEAFRETDTFDTFMESSWYYARYCSPHADEMLDPAKANYWLPVDQYIGGIEHACMHLLYFRFFHKLLRDIGLVNSDEPAKRLLTQGMVLADAFYYNNEKGARVWVAPSDVTVQETDEKGRIQKAVDSEGHELVYTGMSKMSKSKNNGIDPQVMVDKYGADTVRLFMMFAAPPELTLEWQESSVEGAHRFIKRLWKVAHDHVAKGATAPLDVKTLDTKQKELRRELHKTIVKVGDDIERRQMFNTAIASVMELMNRLQKAPTETQQDRALMQEALSAVVRLLYPIIPHTSFSLWNDLGNEENIEDVRWPEADQSALVEDSKLIIVQVNGKLRAKITVPADATKEVVEEQGFAEEGVIKHTEGKTVRKVIYVPGKLLNIVAN; this is encoded by the coding sequence ATGCAAGAGCAATATAAACCTTCAGAAATTGAAGCTAAAGTGCAGCAGCACTGGCAAGACAAAAAAACATTTGAAGTCACCGAAGACGAAAACAAAGAGAAATTCTACTGTCTCTCTATGTTTCCTTACCCTTCTGGCCGGCTACACATGGGTCATGTTCGTAACTACACCATAGGTGACGTTGTCGCTCGTTACCAGCGACTTCAGGGAAAAAATGTATTACAGCCTATAGGTTGGGACTCATTTGGTCTTCCTGCTGAAAACGCTGCGATTAAAAACAACACAGCCCCGGCGCCTTGGACATACGAAAACATCGATTACATGAAAAACCAGCTGAAAATGCTGGGTTTCGGTTATGACTGGAGCCGTGAGATCGCAACCTGTACCCCTGAGTATTATCGTTGGGAGCAGTGGTTTTTCACTAAGCTTTTTGAAAAAGGCTTAGTCTATAAGAAAACGGCTTCGGTCAACTGGTGTCCGAACGATGAAACCGTTTTGGCTAACGAACAGGTTATCGATGGTTGCTGCTGGCGTTGTGATACAACGGTAGAGCAAAAAGAGATCCCACAGTGGTTTATCAAGATCACTGAGTATGCAGACGAACTCCTTAAAGATATCGATCAGTTAGACGAATGGCCTGAGCAAGTTAAGACCATGCAACGTAACTGGATTGGACGCAGCGAAGGCATCGAGATGACTTTCGGCGTTGTCGATAGCGAAGAGACATTCGATATCTACACCACGCGTCCGGATACTGTAATGGGTGTAACTTATGTTGCCATTGCAGCAGGTCACCCGCTTGCAGAAAAAGCAGCAGCAAACAACTCAGAGCTTTCCGACTTTATCGAAGAGTGTAAAAACGCCGATACTACCGAAGCCGCTATGGCTGCGATGGAAAAGAAAGGTGTTGCTACTGGTCTGTATGCCACTCATCCACTAACCGGTAAGCAAGTACCTATCTGGGCCGCTAACTTCGTATTGATGAACTACGGTACAGGCGCTGTAATGTCAGTCCCAGCTCACGATCAACGTGATTATGAGTTTGCGACTAAATACGGCTTAGCTATCGAAGGCGTTATTAAGCCAAGCGATAGCGACTTAGACATCAGCGAAGAAGCTTACACAGAAAAGGGCGTATTGTTTAACTCAGGCGACTCTTTTCCCGAGCTGGATGGCCTGGACTTCCAAGACGCTTTTGATGCCATCGATGCCAAGCTATCGAGTGAAGGCAAGGGTAAGCGTCAGGTAAACTTCCGTTTACGCGACTGGGGTGTCTCCCGTCAGCGTTATTGGGGGGCACCTATCCCTATGGTCACGCTTGCTGACGGTACAGTCGTTCCTACACCGGAAGATCAACTGCCTGTCATTTTGCCTGAAGATGTGGTCATGGATGGAATCCAAAGCCCAATCAAGGCTGACAAAGAGTGGGCTAAAACTCAGATTAATGGCCAGGAAGCGTTCAGAGAGACAGATACCTTCGACACTTTTATGGAGTCATCTTGGTATTATGCGCGTTACTGTAGTCCACATGCCGATGAGATGTTAGACCCGGCTAAGGCTAACTACTGGCTGCCGGTAGATCAGTATATCGGTGGTATTGAGCATGCGTGTATGCATCTGCTTTACTTCCGTTTCTTCCATAAATTACTGCGTGATATTGGTTTAGTTAACTCTGATGAGCCAGCGAAGCGTCTATTGACTCAAGGTATGGTATTGGCCGATGCTTTCTACTATAACAACGAGAAAGGCGCGCGGGTTTGGGTTGCTCCGTCAGATGTGACCGTTCAGGAAACTGACGAGAAAGGCCGCATCCAAAAAGCCGTTGACAGCGAAGGTCATGAGCTTGTCTATACCGGTATGAGCAAGATGTCTAAGTCTAAAAACAACGGCATTGATCCTCAAGTGATGGTAGATAAGTACGGCGCCGACACCGTGCGTCTGTTTATGATGTTTGCCGCGCCACCTGAGCTGACGCTTGAATGGCAAGAGTCGAGTGTTGAGGGTGCACATCGCTTTATTAAGCGTTTGTGGAAAGTCGCCCATGACCATGTTGCTAAAGGCGCCACTGCTCCGTTAGACGTTAAAACTCTCGATACTAAACAGAAAGAGCTACGTCGTGAACTGCACAAGACCATAGTTAAGGTCGGTGATGATATTGAACGTCGCCAAATGTTCAATACAGCCATCGCCTCCGTGATGGAGCTGATGAATCGTCTTCAGAAAGCACCAACTGAAACTCAGCAAGACCGTGCTCTGATGCAAGAAGCACTTTCTGCAGTTGTCCGTCTGCTTTACCCTATCATTCCACACACTAGCTTTAGCCTGTGGAATGATCTTGGGAATGAAGAGAACATCGAAGATGTGCGTTGGCCTGAAGCCGATCAGTCTGCACTCGTTGAAGATAGCAAGCTAATTATCGTTCAAGTCAACGGTAAACTGCGTGCCAAGATCACCGTTCCAGCCGATGCGACTAAAGAGGTTGTTGAGGAACAAGGTTTTGCAGAAGAGGGTGTGATTAAACATACCGAAGGTAAAACCGTTCGCAAAGTTATCTATGTACCGGGCAAATTGCTCAACATCGTGGCTAACTAG
- the rlmH gene encoding 23S rRNA (pseudouridine(1915)-N(3))-methyltransferase RlmH: MKLQLIAVGTRMPDWVTTGFQEYQRRFPRDMALELVEIPAGKRGKNADIARILHKEGEQMLAAIPKSNHIVSLDLPGKTWTTPDLATQLGKWQLDGRDVSLLIGGPEGLAPACKQAASQSWCLSALTLPHPLVRVVVAESLYRAWSVNNNHPYHRE, translated from the coding sequence ATGAAGTTACAGTTAATCGCAGTTGGCACTCGTATGCCAGATTGGGTCACCACAGGTTTCCAGGAATACCAACGTCGTTTTCCCAGAGATATGGCACTCGAACTGGTTGAGATCCCTGCGGGGAAAAGAGGCAAGAATGCCGATATTGCTCGAATTCTTCATAAAGAAGGCGAGCAGATGTTGGCTGCTATTCCCAAAAGTAATCATATCGTAAGCTTAGATCTTCCGGGCAAAACCTGGACGACACCAGATCTTGCCACTCAACTTGGTAAGTGGCAGTTAGATGGGCGAGATGTGAGCCTGCTCATTGGTGGACCCGAAGGTCTTGCCCCTGCTTGTAAACAAGCAGCATCTCAAAGCTGGTGCCTATCCGCTTTGACTCTACCCCATCCATTAGTCAGAGTTGTTGTCGCCGAAAGCCTTTATCGAGCTTGGAGCGTCAACAATAATCACCCTTACCATAGAGAGTAG
- the mrdA gene encoding penicillin-binding protein 2, whose translation MAPKKRITMHDHAAEASLFKRRALFTFACVVILLGILLTNLYHLQILSYTDYETRSNDNRIRVVPVAPSRGLIFDRHGKLLAENQPFFSLELIPEKVKDVPAVLAELSTLIPLSADEQEDFQKSLKYHRRFKPLTLKNRLSESEVALFSVNRHRFPGISVVAGLKRHYPYNGMMTHALGYVGRINDRDRAALQRNDLWKNYAATKYIGKQGIEKFYENLLHGQPGHLEEEVNNRGRTIRTLKSVPPVPGQDIYLTLDLQLQEKAVELLNGRRGSVVAIDPRDGGILAMVSSPTYDPNLFVHGISTKAYNELLNSRSRPLINRATQGQYAPASTVKPHIALLGLEDKTITEKTRVWDPGFWQIPGVERKYRDWKRWGHGWVDVNSALVGSCDTYFYELAYKTGVDKIANFMQPFGFGERTGVDIFEESAGIMPSKDWKRMRYNQPWYIGDTISVGIGQGYWTTTPLQLANAAAIMANKGKRFVPHLLKSIKDSTAKINSPVDEMAPIELKDPKNWEIINNAMRDTAHKKRFKDATYTAAMKTGTAQVINVAADAKYDADNIDEHLRDNALVIAYAPFENPKVVLAVVLENAGWGGANAGPVARALLDEYMLRDSWESIQ comes from the coding sequence GTGGCGCCAAAGAAGCGGATAACTATGCATGACCACGCAGCGGAGGCATCGCTTTTCAAACGAAGAGCATTGTTTACATTCGCTTGCGTCGTCATTTTGTTGGGAATATTACTGACAAACCTCTATCACCTGCAAATACTCTCTTATACCGACTACGAAACTCGTTCTAATGATAACCGTATCAGAGTTGTACCTGTCGCGCCGAGTCGAGGCCTGATATTCGACCGCCATGGCAAGCTCTTAGCTGAAAATCAGCCTTTCTTTTCCTTAGAACTCATCCCTGAGAAAGTAAAAGATGTCCCCGCAGTACTGGCTGAATTAAGTACGCTTATCCCACTGTCTGCCGATGAGCAGGAAGATTTCCAAAAGTCACTGAAATATCACAGACGTTTTAAGCCGTTAACGCTAAAGAACCGCCTGAGCGAAAGTGAAGTCGCACTGTTCAGCGTCAATCGTCATCGATTTCCAGGTATATCTGTGGTTGCCGGACTAAAACGTCACTACCCTTACAACGGAATGATGACCCATGCATTAGGTTATGTAGGAAGAATTAACGACCGAGATCGAGCAGCATTACAACGTAATGACCTATGGAAAAATTACGCAGCAACCAAATACATAGGTAAGCAAGGTATCGAGAAGTTCTATGAAAATCTGCTTCATGGTCAGCCAGGTCATTTAGAGGAAGAGGTCAATAATCGAGGCCGCACAATTCGAACTCTAAAATCAGTTCCGCCGGTACCGGGTCAGGATATCTACCTGACTCTAGACTTACAGCTACAAGAAAAAGCCGTTGAATTGTTAAATGGACGCAGGGGCTCTGTCGTCGCTATCGACCCTCGTGATGGCGGAATATTGGCTATGGTGTCGAGTCCTACCTATGACCCGAATCTTTTTGTACACGGGATCAGTACCAAGGCATACAATGAGCTACTCAACTCTCGCTCCCGCCCTCTGATTAACCGAGCGACCCAAGGACAGTATGCACCAGCTTCGACAGTTAAGCCCCATATCGCATTACTCGGGTTGGAAGATAAAACAATCACAGAAAAGACCCGAGTCTGGGACCCCGGCTTCTGGCAGATCCCCGGCGTCGAGAGAAAGTACAGAGACTGGAAACGCTGGGGACATGGTTGGGTAGATGTAAATAGCGCCTTAGTCGGCTCTTGCGATACCTACTTTTATGAGCTTGCCTATAAAACAGGTGTAGATAAGATTGCTAACTTCATGCAACCCTTTGGTTTTGGTGAGCGAACCGGCGTCGACATTTTTGAAGAGTCGGCGGGCATCATGCCATCGAAAGATTGGAAGCGCATGAGGTACAACCAACCTTGGTATATCGGAGATACCATCTCTGTAGGTATCGGTCAGGGCTACTGGACCACAACACCATTACAACTCGCCAACGCTGCAGCGATTATGGCGAACAAAGGCAAACGCTTTGTGCCACATCTGTTGAAATCAATAAAAGACAGCACGGCAAAAATTAACTCTCCCGTCGATGAGATGGCACCGATTGAGCTTAAAGACCCTAAAAACTGGGAGATCATCAATAATGCGATGAGAGATACGGCTCATAAGAAACGATTCAAAGATGCGACCTATACTGCCGCGATGAAAACCGGTACGGCTCAAGTTATCAATGTGGCCGCAGATGCAAAATATGATGCAGATAATATCGATGAACACTTGCGAGATAACGCATTAGTCATTGCCTATGCCCCCTTTGAAAATCCCAAGGTTGTATTGGCCGTGGTACTTGAAAATGCGGGCTGGGGTGGCGCTAATGCGGGGCCAGTTGCCAGAGCTCTGCTGGATGAATATATGTTACGAGATAGCTGGGAGTCGATTCAATGA
- a CDS encoding LPS-assembly lipoprotein LptE: protein MLIRRICFAIMALSILLSAGCGFKLQGSYSIPEQLRTLHLSSQDEYSELTRLVRERLRLHSISLVDESDETPTLNILRDSLDRSTLSLYPTGNVAEYELTYHVTFAVSLPEGEAQTFEVDIQRDYLDDPRTALAKSREMELLLKEMRIQAADQMIQTLASIEIN, encoded by the coding sequence ATGCTAATTAGACGCATATGTTTCGCAATAATGGCATTGAGCATTTTGCTCAGCGCCGGTTGCGGCTTTAAACTTCAGGGAAGCTACTCTATCCCAGAGCAGCTAAGAACCCTGCACCTGAGTAGTCAAGATGAGTATAGCGAGCTCACTCGTCTGGTACGTGAGCGCTTACGTCTTCACAGTATTTCACTTGTGGATGAATCTGACGAAACGCCTACCTTGAATATTTTGCGGGACTCACTGGACAGATCGACCCTCTCCCTTTACCCAACGGGTAATGTGGCTGAATATGAATTGACCTATCACGTAACATTCGCAGTAAGCTTACCGGAAGGTGAGGCACAGACATTCGAAGTCGATATTCAGCGGGATTACCTCGATGATCCACGCACTGCGTTAGCAAAAAGCCGAGAGATGGAGCTACTCTTAAAAGAGATGCGTATCCAGGCAGCAGATCAGATGATACAGACACTCGCATCGATAGAGATAAATTGA
- the holA gene encoding DNA polymerase III subunit delta gives MRVYPDQLARHLKPLQQCYLIFGDDPWLCETSRTQIYAQAKRDGFEEKVQLTQENNFNWNELVDEWQAMSLFSSRRVIELTLPQAKPGSEGGTIFQHLMQMENPDVLLIITGPKLAAEQTKSKWFKTLDAKGVYIPCATPEGQQFQRWLDGRISHFKLLLTRDAREMLFSLYEGNLLAADQSLQLLQLLSPNTEINSQQLESYFEDQSRFSVFQLTDAMLYNHQDKAQHILSQLKAEGVAMPIIMWGIFKELAILLQLKSALESQQSLQTLWSKLRIWDKRKPLYQAALNRLTLTQIESLLCGASAIELKLKQQGMEDWTGMSHLCLLFDPKAHARLSHIELNEWS, from the coding sequence ATGAGGGTCTACCCGGATCAGCTAGCCCGTCATCTCAAACCGCTGCAACAGTGCTACCTCATATTTGGCGATGATCCTTGGCTATGTGAAACAAGTCGAACCCAGATCTATGCTCAGGCTAAACGTGATGGTTTTGAAGAGAAAGTTCAGTTAACACAAGAGAACAATTTTAACTGGAATGAGTTAGTTGACGAATGGCAGGCGATGAGCTTGTTTTCGAGCAGACGAGTCATCGAGCTCACACTTCCGCAAGCCAAACCCGGCAGCGAAGGTGGCACTATTTTTCAACACTTAATGCAGATGGAAAATCCAGATGTTCTGTTGATAATAACGGGTCCCAAACTCGCAGCAGAGCAGACAAAGAGTAAATGGTTTAAGACTCTGGACGCTAAAGGCGTCTACATCCCCTGCGCAACTCCCGAAGGTCAGCAATTTCAGCGCTGGCTCGATGGCCGCATCAGTCACTTTAAGTTGCTATTGACTCGCGATGCCAGAGAGATGTTATTCAGCCTTTACGAAGGAAATTTACTCGCAGCCGACCAATCATTACAACTGCTCCAGCTGCTAAGTCCCAACACTGAGATAAACAGTCAACAACTCGAGTCTTATTTCGAAGATCAATCGCGATTCAGTGTGTTTCAGCTCACCGATGCCATGTTATATAATCATCAGGACAAAGCCCAACATATCCTTTCACAGCTAAAGGCTGAGGGAGTTGCCATGCCGATAATTATGTGGGGAATATTTAAGGAGCTAGCGATTTTACTGCAGCTAAAGAGTGCGCTTGAGAGTCAACAATCGCTTCAAACTCTTTGGAGCAAGCTCAGGATCTGGGATAAGCGTAAACCTTTATACCAAGCTGCACTTAACAGGCTGACGCTCACTCAAATTGAGTCTTTGCTCTGCGGGGCATCTGCCATCGAATTAAAGCTCAAACAACAGGGAATGGAAGACTGGACAGGTATGAGCCATCTATGCCTGCTGTTTGACCCTAAAGCACATGCTCGCTTATCCCATATTGAACTCAACGAATGGAGCTAA